TGCCGGGAAGCCTGTCGCTCCGCGGGTTCCGGGGCCGGCCGAACGCTGTGTAAACACTTGGTAAAACCTGCCCGCCGGGCCGATGGAGGCCGCACCCCGGCAGGTCTGGCAGAATAGCCGCAACACAGCCACGTATCGCGAGGAGGCGGACCCCATGGCCCGAGAACAGGTGCATCCGGACCCGGCGGGAGACGCTGCCGAGGAGCACGCTCCTCGCGGGATCGTGGTCGGCGTGGACGGCTCGGACCACAGCCACTGCGCCTTGGTCTGGGCGGCCCGGGAAGCCGAGCGCAGGCGTCGCCCGCTGCACATCGTGACCGCCTATTCGGTGCCCGTTTTCGCCGCCTCCGGCCTGGACGGCGGGTACGCGACGGTGGACGATTCGGTGATCCGCGAAGGCGCCGAGGCGATCCTGAAGCAGGCGCTGGACAAGGTGGCCCGCTACAACATCGACGTCGACGCCTCGGTGGAGAACGGCGACGCCTCCGGTGTCCTGCTGGAGATGACGGAAACCGCCGAGCTGCTGGTCTTTGGCACCCGCGGCCGGGGCGGCTTCGTGGGCAGGCTCCTCGGATCGGTCAGCAGCGCGCTGCCTGCGCACGCCAAATGCCCCACGGTCACGGTCCCGCTCATTTGCGGCGACCGGCTGGGCGAGACGACCGATGACAAACATGTCCGGGCCGAACGGGAAAAGTCCGGACACCAGCCGGTCGAAAACGTCGTGGTGGTGGGGGTGGACGGCTCCGAACAGGCCCGCGTGGCGGTGCTCGAGGCCGCGGCCCAGGCCGAACGCCTCTCCGCGCCGCTGCGCGTGGTCTGCGCCGTCCCGCAATACAGCGGCTCACTCGCCTGGGTTCCCGCCCCGATGGACCGGGAGGCGCTCTTCGCCGACATCCGGGTCCAGCTCGACGCCGGCGTGGCCTGGCTCAAAAGCCACTTCCCCCGGCTGGAGGTCGAAACCCAGCTCGTGGACGGTTCCCCGGTGGACATCCTCGTCGAGGCGAGCCGGCATGTGGAACTCGTGGTGGTAGGCACCCGCGGCCGGGGCGGCTTCGCCGGGATGCTGCTGGGATCGACCTCCGACGGCATCCTGCACCACGCCAAGG
The nucleotide sequence above comes from Arthrobacter sp. KBS0702. Encoded proteins:
- a CDS encoding universal stress protein, which codes for MAREQVHPDPAGDAAEEHAPRGIVVGVDGSDHSHCALVWAAREAERRRRPLHIVTAYSVPVFAASGLDGGYATVDDSVIREGAEAILKQALDKVARYNIDVDASVENGDASGVLLEMTETAELLVFGTRGRGGFVGRLLGSVSSALPAHAKCPTVTVPLICGDRLGETTDDKHVRAEREKSGHQPVENVVVVGVDGSEQARVAVLEAAAQAERLSAPLRVVCAVPQYSGSLAWVPAPMDREALFADIRVQLDAGVAWLKSHFPRLEVETQLVDGSPVDILVEASRHVELVVVGTRGRGGFAGMLLGSTSDGILHHAKGPVMVVPDREDPRLADRPSFGPMLGS